In Hahella sp. KA22, one genomic interval encodes:
- a CDS encoding mannose-1-phosphate guanylyltransferase/mannose-6-phosphate isomerase, translated as MLNAIVLCGGSGTRLWPLSREAYPKQFLNLASDGSLLAETVCRILEISGEAGISVVSNEDHRFLVAATLQVQCPSTKKNIILEPCARNTAPAIALAALDALASDAQAVLLVLPADHVIRNVQAFADAVRIGEQAAAQGKLVTFGIVPDSPHTGYGYIKADVGDKDWAPVEQFVEKPDLDTAKSYVDSGNYFWNSGMFMFRADRYLDELKKFRADIYEACTKAYAGKSSDLDFVRVDKRAFSDCPDDSIDYAVMEKTSDAVVIPLDAGWSDVGSWSTLWEIQDKDAAGNVCRGDVITEDVEGSYIHSEGRLIAAIGLKNHVIVETDDVVLVADKERVQDVKKLVAQVKQQNRAEHRFHKKVHRPWGTYEGIAISDRFQVKRIVVNPGGTLSLQKHHHRAEHWVVVKGTASVTRGDEVMLLSEDQSTYIPLGVVHRLENPGVIPLELIEVQTGSYLGEDDIVRFEDTYGRS; from the coding sequence ATGTTAAATGCGATTGTTTTATGTGGAGGGTCAGGCACACGCCTTTGGCCTTTATCTAGAGAAGCTTACCCTAAGCAATTTTTGAATTTGGCTTCTGACGGAAGCTTACTGGCGGAAACTGTCTGCAGGATATTGGAAATCAGCGGTGAAGCAGGTATTAGCGTGGTCTCTAACGAAGATCATCGCTTCCTGGTGGCGGCTACATTGCAGGTGCAGTGTCCGTCCACAAAGAAAAATATCATTTTAGAACCTTGCGCCCGCAACACTGCGCCGGCTATCGCACTGGCTGCTTTGGATGCTCTGGCGTCAGATGCGCAGGCGGTATTATTGGTGTTGCCGGCGGATCATGTTATTCGCAATGTGCAAGCATTTGCTGATGCAGTGCGCATTGGTGAGCAGGCGGCTGCGCAAGGGAAGTTGGTGACCTTTGGTATTGTGCCGGATTCCCCGCACACGGGTTATGGGTATATCAAAGCGGATGTTGGCGACAAAGACTGGGCGCCAGTAGAGCAGTTTGTTGAGAAGCCGGATCTTGATACGGCCAAGAGCTATGTGGATTCCGGAAATTACTTCTGGAACAGCGGTATGTTCATGTTCCGTGCGGATCGTTATTTGGATGAGTTGAAAAAGTTCCGGGCGGACATTTATGAGGCCTGTACTAAAGCCTATGCTGGCAAGTCCTCCGATTTAGATTTCGTGCGCGTGGATAAGCGGGCGTTCTCCGATTGCCCGGATGACTCCATTGACTATGCGGTGATGGAAAAGACGTCCGATGCAGTCGTGATTCCGCTGGATGCGGGATGGAGCGATGTCGGTTCCTGGTCGACCTTGTGGGAGATTCAGGATAAAGACGCAGCCGGCAATGTGTGTCGCGGCGATGTCATCACGGAAGACGTCGAGGGCTCCTATATCCATTCCGAAGGTCGCCTGATCGCGGCGATTGGTCTGAAGAATCACGTGATTGTCGAGACGGATGACGTGGTCTTGGTGGCGGACAAAGAGCGTGTGCAGGATGTTAAGAAGCTGGTGGCGCAGGTCAAGCAGCAGAACCGCGCTGAGCACCGTTTCCATAAGAAGGTGCATCGTCCCTGGGGGACTTACGAGGGCATCGCGATATCAGATCGCTTTCAGGTAAAACGCATTGTGGTGAATCCTGGCGGCACGCTTTCTCTGCAAAAGCACCATCATCGCGCAGAGCACTGGGTGGTAGTGAAGGGAACCGCAAGCGTCACCCGCGGCGATGAAGTCATGCTACTGAGTGAAGATCAATCTACCTATATTCCGTTGGGCGTTGTGCATCGCTTGGAGAATCCAGGGGTGATTCCGCTTGAGCTCATTGAAGTGCAGACAGGAAGTTATCTCGGTGAAGATGACATTGTGCGCTTTGAAGATACGTACGGACGATCGTAA
- a CDS encoding ABC transporter ATP-binding protein — protein MIVLDKLTVEFPVFSSAARSFKSAVVGAATGGLIRKQNGKCTVKALDSLSLMIKNGERVGLIGHNGSGKTTLLKALASIYPPSQGTLKVNGRVASLIDLSLGMEPEASGYENIFLRGIYMGLSPKLMKQKVKEIAEFSELGDFLHLPLKTYSSGMNVRLAFAIATSVNADIILMDEWLSVGDEEFNIRAQEKLKCLVEQSSILVIASHSMELVHRVCSRVIHLEHGSIVSDNYV, from the coding sequence ATGATCGTATTAGACAAACTTACTGTGGAGTTTCCGGTATTTTCCTCAGCTGCTAGATCTTTTAAGTCTGCTGTTGTTGGTGCTGCTACAGGAGGGCTTATTAGAAAGCAGAATGGAAAGTGCACTGTAAAAGCTCTAGACTCTTTAAGTCTAATGATTAAGAACGGTGAAAGAGTAGGCCTTATAGGGCACAATGGCTCAGGAAAGACTACTTTACTAAAAGCGTTAGCCAGTATATATCCACCAAGTCAAGGTACTCTTAAAGTAAATGGAAGGGTTGCCTCCTTAATTGATTTGTCTCTAGGAATGGAGCCGGAAGCGTCAGGATACGAGAATATATTTCTTCGTGGAATATATATGGGGCTATCGCCTAAATTGATGAAGCAAAAGGTTAAGGAAATTGCCGAGTTTAGTGAATTGGGCGACTTTTTGCATCTGCCGCTTAAAACATACTCTTCTGGGATGAATGTGAGACTTGCATTTGCAATTGCAACGTCTGTTAATGCGGATATTATTTTAATGGATGAGTGGCTTTCTGTAGGGGATGAGGAATTTAATATAAGAGCACAAGAAAAACTGAAGTGCTTGGTCGAGCAAAGCTCCATACTGGTTATCGCGAGCCATTCAATGGAGCTTGTGCATAGAGTTTGCAGTAGGGTTATCCATTTAGAGCATGGCTCAATTGTTTCTGATAATTATGTTTAG
- a CDS encoding glycosyltransferase family 2 protein, which produces MYSSPKVGVVVPTRNRLPRTKRFIREFGRQTYPNFVLYVVDSNSTDGTSDWLSSIQTDIVRSLSGTDEDYWTGATNIGVRQALSDGCEYVLTINDDSVPDIYLLEKLVESSITRDIKIITSRINFLDRPNIVWSVGSYNKWGGRYIFQLLDNEKEEDEVFEKYEGVRHLDIDSNCGNGVLVHKSVFEDIGLYNEEKCPHYHADSEFIMRARKKGYQVVVDLEAYLFNDTSNYRPDKSILASPKVQWPLERVFGIGALIKRVRGVYSLYFLKRSERNLKAVIYLINQYCPAEKRFLTFLNYLTHSVFRFVIPSVGFRALAAFKRLSLLNSKGGISPRVLLLFIFLRARYFVIRRVSSFKRKRVF; this is translated from the coding sequence ATGTATAGCAGTCCTAAAGTAGGGGTTGTTGTTCCTACTAGAAACCGGCTTCCAAGGACGAAGAGATTCATCAGAGAATTTGGGCGCCAAACATACCCTAACTTTGTCCTCTATGTAGTGGATAGTAACTCCACGGATGGGACTAGTGATTGGTTGTCTTCAATTCAAACTGACATTGTGCGTAGTTTAAGTGGGACGGATGAGGATTATTGGACCGGCGCGACCAACATCGGGGTAAGACAAGCTCTTTCAGATGGCTGTGAGTATGTTTTGACAATAAACGATGATTCAGTTCCAGATATTTATTTGCTTGAAAAGTTGGTGGAATCTTCAATAACTAGAGATATAAAAATAATTACATCTCGTATTAATTTTCTGGATCGCCCTAATATAGTTTGGTCTGTAGGATCATATAATAAGTGGGGTGGGCGCTATATTTTTCAGTTGCTTGATAATGAAAAGGAGGAAGACGAAGTTTTCGAGAAATACGAAGGAGTGCGACATCTCGATATAGACTCCAACTGCGGAAATGGCGTGCTCGTGCACAAAAGCGTGTTTGAGGACATAGGGCTGTATAACGAAGAAAAGTGTCCACACTATCATGCGGATTCTGAGTTTATCATGCGCGCAAGAAAGAAAGGGTATCAGGTGGTAGTTGATCTTGAAGCGTACCTTTTTAATGATACGTCTAATTATAGGCCTGATAAAAGTATTCTTGCTTCTCCTAAGGTGCAGTGGCCTTTGGAAAGGGTTTTTGGCATCGGTGCGCTCATAAAGAGAGTTCGGGGTGTGTATAGCTTATATTTTTTGAAGCGCTCAGAGCGAAACTTAAAGGCAGTAATTTATTTGATTAATCAATATTGTCCTGCAGAAAAACGCTTTTTGACGTTTTTAAACTATTTGACTCATTCTGTATTTAGATTTGTTATTCCTTCTGTTGGCTTTAGGGCCCTGGCTGCATTTAAGAGACTGAGTCTGCTTAATAGTAAGGGGGGGATTTCTCCGCGCGTGTTACTACTTTTTATATTCTTGCGGGCTCGATATTTTGTAATTAGGCGCGTTTCTAGCTTTAAACGGAAGAGGGTTTTTTAG
- a CDS encoding glycosyltransferase produces MKILHIYRTFFPDTQGGLEEVIRQLASGCEALGAEVKVLYPSSCVSSVEEIRYNGVTIIRVPELFEFASCNVFVKGIGAFYQAVAWADILHYHFPWPYQDMLHLLMPKKLKRPSVVTYHSDIVRQKSLMKLYSPIMDRFLKAVDAVVATSPNYVDSSQHLKKLNGKVKMIPLGIDESGLPTVGEDKISEWRLKVGEGFYFFVGVLRYYKGLDVLLDAAKGEKFQVVIAGDGPYRPHLEARCKEQNIDNVTLLGRVTNEDKSALFSLCRAVVFPSFMRSEAFGVTLLEGMFFSKPLITVDLDTGVNFVNQHGHTGFKVPPKSPYDLRAAILALNSDPALADAFGKNANDRMHNEFTSQRMCQSYLELYSSLVKS; encoded by the coding sequence ATGAAAATACTACACATATATAGAACGTTTTTTCCAGATACCCAAGGAGGACTGGAAGAGGTCATTCGGCAGCTGGCGTCTGGATGTGAGGCTCTTGGCGCAGAAGTCAAGGTGCTTTACCCCTCCTCTTGTGTGAGTTCAGTTGAAGAAATTCGCTATAACGGGGTAACGATTATACGGGTGCCTGAGTTATTTGAGTTTGCTTCTTGCAATGTTTTTGTAAAGGGGATCGGGGCGTTTTATCAAGCTGTCGCATGGGCTGATATTCTTCATTACCATTTCCCATGGCCTTATCAAGATATGCTTCATCTATTAATGCCTAAGAAATTAAAGCGTCCATCAGTAGTAACCTATCACTCAGATATTGTTAGGCAAAAAAGTTTGATGAAGCTTTATAGTCCGATAATGGACAGATTCTTAAAGGCGGTCGATGCAGTTGTTGCTACTTCTCCAAACTATGTGGACTCAAGCCAGCATTTAAAGAAGCTGAACGGAAAGGTGAAAATGATACCTCTTGGTATAGATGAGTCAGGCTTGCCGACAGTTGGAGAAGATAAAATATCTGAATGGCGCTTGAAGGTTGGTGAGGGGTTTTACTTTTTTGTCGGAGTATTAAGGTATTACAAAGGGTTGGATGTATTGCTTGACGCTGCGAAAGGCGAAAAATTCCAAGTGGTTATCGCAGGAGATGGTCCGTATCGTCCTCATCTTGAAGCGCGCTGCAAAGAGCAGAACATTGACAATGTCACCCTTCTTGGAAGGGTGACCAATGAAGATAAAAGCGCCTTATTCTCACTTTGTCGAGCAGTGGTATTTCCCTCTTTTATGCGCTCGGAGGCATTCGGGGTGACTTTGCTGGAGGGAATGTTCTTCAGTAAGCCTTTGATAACAGTCGATTTGGATACAGGGGTTAACTTTGTAAACCAGCATGGCCATACGGGTTTCAAAGTGCCACCTAAGAGCCCGTATGATTTAAGGGCGGCTATATTAGCATTAAACTCTGATCCTGCCTTAGCGGATGCCTTTGGGAAGAATGCAAATGATAGGATGCATAATGAATTTACAAGTCAAAGAATGTGCCAGTCATATTTGGAGTTGTATAGCAGCTTAGTCAAAAGTTAG
- a CDS encoding glycosyltransferase family 1 protein — MKRIGVDARCLSVPLTGIGRYLCELLKQMILLNRDIEWYLYTNRPLVVDFGDSNIKIRSLSKNWGFSGTLVAQVMFPFWAKRDELDVFWSPRHHLPLMLYLSRLRKVVTIHDMVWKKCPESMSAQGFLAERIFMPPTLRMADRVIAVSKSTQKDLIEYDRKLASKVDVVYEAPFIGVSENEDIRQEYSVDKYFLFVGTIEPRKNLKRLLEAYARLLDEGIKSHRLIIVGGKGWGRVALEEFIVEKHLKDWVELKGRVEDSELRALYKGASALLMPSLYEGFGLPIAEAISLSVPVITSKRSSMPEVAGECALYVDPESVDSILEAIKVLAKDNEVLGALKANTVKQAKRFSWESAAVDTLGILKPNELSFR, encoded by the coding sequence ATGAAAAGAATAGGTGTCGACGCAAGATGTTTATCTGTTCCTCTTACGGGGATTGGTCGATATCTGTGCGAGCTGCTCAAGCAGATGATTCTGCTCAACAGAGATATTGAGTGGTATTTATATACTAATAGGCCACTAGTGGTCGATTTTGGGGATTCTAATATAAAAATTAGAAGCTTATCTAAAAATTGGGGCTTCTCAGGGACCTTAGTCGCACAAGTAATGTTCCCTTTTTGGGCGAAACGGGATGAATTAGATGTCTTTTGGAGCCCGCGACATCATTTGCCACTAATGCTATACCTTTCAAGATTAAGAAAGGTCGTGACTATACATGATATGGTTTGGAAAAAATGTCCTGAGTCGATGAGTGCTCAAGGATTTCTTGCAGAAAGAATATTTATGCCGCCAACACTTAGAATGGCTGATAGGGTAATCGCTGTATCAAAGTCTACTCAAAAAGACTTGATTGAGTATGATCGCAAACTTGCCAGTAAGGTGGATGTCGTATATGAGGCTCCATTTATAGGCGTTAGTGAAAACGAGGATATTCGCCAGGAATACTCGGTTGATAAATACTTTTTATTTGTTGGAACTATTGAGCCCAGGAAGAATCTGAAGCGCCTTCTTGAAGCATATGCAAGACTGCTTGACGAAGGTATAAAGTCTCACCGGTTGATTATAGTTGGCGGTAAGGGATGGGGGCGTGTAGCTTTAGAGGAATTTATTGTTGAAAAGCACCTCAAAGATTGGGTTGAGCTAAAAGGGAGAGTGGAAGACTCAGAATTAAGAGCGTTATACAAGGGGGCGTCCGCATTATTGATGCCCTCGCTTTATGAGGGCTTTGGCCTTCCAATTGCTGAAGCTATTAGTCTGAGTGTCCCTGTTATAACATCAAAGCGCTCTTCTATGCCTGAAGTGGCTGGAGAATGCGCGCTATATGTTGATCCTGAGTCGGTTGACTCAATACTTGAAGCTATTAAGGTTCTAGCTAAAGATAACGAAGTTTTAGGCGCCCTAAAAGCAAATACGGTTAAGCAGGCGAAAAGGTTCTCATGGGAATCTGCCGCAGTTGATACCCTCGGAATATTGAAGCCTAATGAATTAAGCTTTCGGTAA
- a CDS encoding metal ABC transporter substrate-binding protein: MQLIIRSLSHFPQALLLLCLFTLPAQAGDKIKVLTSIKPLSLIVNEAFGDAVQVDYLLPPMASPHMYQLKPSDARRLQAAEVFLWVGPELERFLPKILEKYTQLEKVDALSYLESSQDTLLLAFNQSKHSDSHDHSHDGAHDPHVWLSANVAGAVALNLAETLSRLDPVGADYQSMARKYQTQMRELSEASQMAAQQLNNRNLLTYHNGFNYFANELSLNVVDVVALQPETSPGARHLSDIKAKAISLQACIVVEPQYRASAIDRFFTIPNLAITEIDPMGSEYTTYSDYYRGMVKRVLECLSSH, from the coding sequence ATGCAGTTAATCATTCGCTCGCTATCGCATTTTCCCCAGGCGCTGTTATTGCTCTGCCTATTCACCTTGCCCGCTCAAGCGGGAGATAAAATCAAAGTGCTCACGTCGATCAAACCATTGAGTCTGATCGTCAATGAAGCATTCGGCGACGCCGTGCAAGTGGACTATTTGCTCCCGCCAATGGCCAGTCCCCACATGTATCAACTCAAACCCAGCGATGCGCGCCGGCTGCAGGCGGCGGAGGTGTTTCTATGGGTAGGGCCGGAGCTGGAGCGATTTCTTCCGAAAATTCTGGAGAAGTACACGCAGCTGGAGAAAGTAGACGCCCTCAGCTATCTGGAGAGCAGTCAGGATACGCTGCTGCTGGCGTTCAATCAGTCAAAACACAGCGACTCCCATGATCACAGCCACGATGGAGCGCACGACCCGCATGTCTGGCTGAGCGCAAATGTAGCTGGAGCCGTCGCCTTAAATCTGGCGGAGACGCTCTCCCGGCTGGACCCTGTCGGCGCTGATTACCAATCAATGGCCAGAAAATATCAGACACAGATGCGAGAGTTGTCGGAAGCATCGCAAATGGCTGCGCAGCAGCTTAACAACAGGAACCTGCTTACCTATCACAATGGTTTTAATTATTTCGCCAACGAGTTAAGTCTGAATGTCGTAGATGTGGTGGCGCTGCAACCTGAAACCTCTCCCGGCGCCCGCCATCTCTCGGATATCAAGGCCAAAGCTATTTCTTTGCAAGCCTGCATCGTGGTCGAGCCACAATATCGAGCCTCCGCCATAGACCGCTTTTTCACGATCCCCAATTTGGCGATCACTGAAATAGACCCCATGGGAAGCGAATACACTACGTATTCAGACTACTATCGTGGAATGGTGAAGAGAGTGCTGGAATGCCTGAGCAGCCACTGA
- a CDS encoding glycosyltransferase family 1 protein encodes MNDRILLDAYPLLDGSKGAGGAGKYLHALLAEWNAAKHHVRVVSSPLNFNLFSKYENLDVVVVGAQDYWAYRPHFEWADVYYAPLNGLWPRFVPDSLPVVVLVHDLQHLVSPQFFSKEVWHSRCKDYGFAINRADRLIAISKYERANLYKFYGKDNVDVIYHGGYLSDHAEASKNVELPKGLRSKNYLFYPAVPWPHKNHVNLLYAWYLYKKACNDDLKLVLTGAKGHSLADRSMDEVIDFLGLHESVVNLGYLSDEEQCKVALNAKGMLFPSLYEGFGIPVLEAMKLGVPVCASPLECIKEFAGDSVKFLQNPLDPYDIANDVKKFISCVSSEAFVDEASHGLTTASMAKKTFDVLRAAKRPSNEDRMSFVAQNNFVRNRDNKLLTSILVVNGNDLSGSFDSTELEKKLASLRCISNDIYIVLPSTISSDALQEVDRLSRLYGVNKSFYMVKPWASGIADALDNLLKTDSFGEYIFLCDYSSSLPNMVEVRNAMAELEFFCDVNLILPAGAERAITRPLQEKAAYKKYMKLKDDPLKPFFGSIMRRERIRSYGRLGSKAFLAEFIKNSSYIEGWESKNV; translated from the coding sequence ATGAACGATAGAATTTTACTTGATGCTTATCCATTACTAGATGGGAGTAAAGGCGCAGGCGGAGCAGGTAAGTATTTGCATGCTCTTCTTGCTGAGTGGAATGCAGCTAAACATCACGTTAGAGTAGTTTCCTCCCCTCTGAATTTTAATCTTTTTTCAAAGTATGAAAATTTAGATGTAGTAGTGGTAGGTGCTCAGGACTACTGGGCTTACAGACCTCACTTTGAATGGGCTGATGTCTATTATGCTCCTCTAAATGGATTATGGCCGCGGTTTGTTCCAGACTCGTTGCCAGTAGTTGTTCTTGTTCACGATTTGCAACATTTAGTTAGCCCCCAGTTTTTTAGTAAAGAAGTATGGCATAGCCGGTGTAAGGATTATGGTTTTGCTATTAACAGAGCAGATAGGCTTATTGCAATTTCCAAATATGAGAGAGCAAACCTTTACAAATTTTATGGGAAAGATAATGTTGATGTTATCTACCATGGAGGCTACCTATCTGACCATGCAGAAGCGTCGAAGAACGTTGAGCTACCAAAGGGACTTCGTTCTAAAAATTATCTTTTCTATCCAGCAGTTCCGTGGCCACATAAGAATCATGTGAACTTGTTATATGCTTGGTATCTATATAAAAAAGCATGTAATGATGATTTGAAACTGGTATTAACAGGAGCGAAAGGGCATAGTTTGGCCGACCGCTCGATGGATGAAGTAATCGACTTTTTGGGGCTTCACGAATCGGTGGTAAATCTGGGATATCTAAGTGATGAAGAGCAGTGTAAGGTTGCTCTCAATGCAAAAGGTATGCTTTTTCCGTCTTTGTATGAAGGTTTTGGTATTCCTGTTCTTGAGGCAATGAAATTAGGTGTGCCAGTGTGCGCCTCTCCGTTAGAGTGTATAAAAGAATTTGCAGGCGATAGTGTAAAGTTCCTACAGAACCCTTTAGATCCATATGATATCGCTAATGATGTAAAGAAGTTTATCTCTTGCGTTTCTTCTGAAGCCTTTGTAGATGAAGCATCTCATGGTTTAACTACAGCTAGTATGGCAAAGAAGACTTTTGATGTGCTTAGAGCAGCTAAGAGGCCTTCCAACGAGGATAGGATGTCTTTTGTAGCACAAAATAACTTTGTCCGAAATAGGGATAATAAGCTTCTAACTTCGATATTGGTAGTAAATGGCAATGATTTGTCTGGTTCCTTTGACTCCACTGAACTCGAGAAAAAACTTGCAAGTCTAAGATGCATATCTAACGATATATATATAGTATTGCCTTCTACAATTAGTAGTGATGCTTTGCAGGAAGTTGATCGCTTATCTCGGCTTTACGGTGTTAATAAAAGTTTTTATATGGTTAAGCCTTGGGCTTCTGGAATTGCTGATGCCTTGGACAACCTATTAAAGACTGACTCTTTTGGTGAGTATATATTTCTTTGCGATTATTCTAGCTCTTTGCCTAACATGGTTGAGGTTAGGAATGCCATGGCTGAGCTGGAGTTCTTCTGCGATGTTAACTTAATACTTCCGGCAGGCGCGGAAAGAGCGATAACAAGGCCATTGCAGGAGAAGGCGGCATATAAAAAGTATATGAAGTTAAAAGATGATCCATTGAAGCCTTTCTTCGGTTCAATTATGAGAAGGGAGCGAATTAGAAGCTATGGGAGATTAGGCTCTAAGGCGTTTTTGGCTGAATTTATTAAAAATTCAAGCTACATAGAAGGGTGGGAGAGTAAAAATGTATAG